A genomic window from Streptomyces broussonetiae includes:
- a CDS encoding IS1182 family transposase, translating to MSLQPHSGAEIPPLTARVARAANPKGTTAMWIRDRLDGLWSDEDFTAWYPRDGRPGLSPAQLATVCVLQYAMNLSDRQAAEAVRCRIDFKYALGLDLEDPGFHHSVLSDFRDRLAEGDRADRLLGLAFTRIRRAGLLKGRVTQRTDSTHVLSAARELTRLELVTEAVRAVLEEVARDAPEVLDELVTAEWAQRYGRPVRLCSQPSHPVARLEQVGNDARELLQRLDARFPGGAPAQAKVLRTILVQHFLVDAKGRFRPRTKRDGRPPSRIQIESPYEAEARWTRRGDTRWTGYLVHVTETCDDKRINVITDVATAVSSADSQALPGIHARLRRLRLLPDRHLVDGGYTSVAGMDAAARLHRVTLIGPLPPSTTPQHRANDGFGRENFIIDFDQREVTCPNGQVSGNWQDLPVAEPTKVTVRFDARQCGRCPERAKCTPGPFRSLYFPTRRLHELQTKNRADQQDADWRRLYGRRSGAEGTIEEFADGHRGRRCRYRGLAKTHVQHVLTALAINVEWLSLQEPVHGSYRPRPPTAFQQYLDARDLPRPLWWRQGK from the coding sequence GTGTCCCTCCAACCTCACTCCGGAGCCGAGATCCCGCCGCTGACCGCCCGGGTTGCCCGCGCGGCCAACCCCAAGGGCACCACCGCGATGTGGATCCGCGACCGCCTCGATGGCCTCTGGAGTGACGAGGACTTCACCGCCTGGTACCCGCGTGACGGCCGCCCTGGGCTCTCACCCGCCCAACTCGCCACCGTCTGCGTGCTGCAGTACGCGATGAACCTCTCCGACCGCCAGGCAGCCGAGGCGGTGCGCTGCCGAATCGACTTCAAGTACGCCCTCGGACTGGACCTGGAGGATCCCGGCTTCCACCACAGCGTCCTGTCCGACTTCCGCGACCGGCTCGCCGAAGGCGACCGCGCCGACCGGCTACTGGGCCTCGCATTCACCCGGATCCGACGGGCCGGCCTGCTCAAGGGGCGCGTCACGCAGCGCACCGACTCCACCCACGTCCTGTCCGCCGCACGGGAGTTGACCCGCCTGGAGCTGGTGACCGAGGCGGTCCGCGCCGTGCTGGAAGAGGTGGCCCGCGACGCGCCAGAGGTGCTGGATGAGCTGGTCACCGCCGAATGGGCCCAACGCTACGGCCGGCCGGTTCGCCTGTGCTCCCAGCCCAGCCACCCCGTCGCCCGTCTGGAGCAGGTGGGCAACGACGCCCGCGAACTGCTGCAACGCCTTGACGCCCGGTTCCCCGGCGGCGCTCCGGCGCAGGCGAAGGTGCTCCGAACGATCCTGGTGCAGCACTTCCTGGTGGATGCCAAGGGGCGGTTTAGGCCGCGCACGAAGCGCGACGGCCGGCCGCCCTCCCGGATTCAGATCGAGTCGCCGTATGAGGCCGAGGCACGCTGGACGCGCCGCGGCGACACCCGCTGGACCGGCTACCTCGTGCACGTGACCGAGACCTGCGACGACAAGCGGATCAACGTCATCACCGACGTGGCCACCGCCGTCTCCAGTGCGGACAGCCAGGCGCTGCCCGGCATCCACGCCCGCCTCAGGAGGCTGCGCCTGCTGCCGGACCGGCACCTGGTCGACGGCGGCTACACCTCCGTGGCCGGCATGGACGCCGCCGCCCGCCTGCACCGCGTCACTCTGATCGGGCCGCTTCCGCCCAGCACCACCCCGCAGCACCGGGCCAACGACGGATTCGGCCGGGAGAACTTCATCATCGACTTCGACCAGCGGGAGGTAACCTGCCCCAACGGGCAGGTCAGCGGCAACTGGCAGGACCTGCCGGTGGCCGAGCCGACCAAGGTCACAGTCCGGTTCGACGCCCGCCAGTGCGGCCGCTGTCCCGAGCGGGCCAAGTGCACTCCAGGCCCGTTTCGCAGCCTGTACTTTCCCACCCGCCGCCTGCACGAACTCCAAACCAAGAACCGCGCCGACCAGCAGGATGCGGACTGGCGCCGACTCTACGGGCGACGCTCGGGGGCCGAGGGCACCATCGAGGAGTTCGCTGATGGCCACCGCGGACGCCGGTGTCGCTACCGCGGCCTGGCCAAGACGCACGTCCAGCACGTCCTGACCGCACTCGCGATCAACGTCGAGTGGCTGAGCCTTCAAGAACCCGTCCACGGCTCGTACCGACCCCGCCCTCCCACGGCATTCCAGCAATACCTCGACGCACGCGACTTACCCCGGCCGCTGTGGTGGCGCCAAGGGAAGTGA
- a CDS encoding lytic transglycosylase domain-containing protein, giving the protein MGLALGAVLVAAFLGAVWWLTRPPALPTIPTQYLATVQSATKTCPELSVPMLAAQLDAESHWNPQADSGKAQGIAQFSPSTWAEWGKDYTGDGKADVWNPADAIPAQAAYMCHLLKEVKGIPGDPTQLALAAYNAGSRPVLKAQGIPQIPETQNYVNRIEALIPKYTQTYAKQISASPSPPRN; this is encoded by the coding sequence GTGGGCCTGGCCCTCGGAGCCGTACTCGTCGCCGCCTTCCTCGGCGCCGTCTGGTGGCTGACCCGGCCGCCCGCACTGCCCACTATCCCCACTCAGTATCTGGCGACCGTTCAGTCGGCCACCAAGACCTGCCCGGAGCTGAGCGTTCCGATGCTGGCCGCGCAACTCGACGCGGAGAGCCACTGGAACCCGCAGGCGGACTCTGGCAAAGCCCAGGGCATCGCGCAGTTCTCCCCGTCGACCTGGGCGGAGTGGGGCAAGGACTACACCGGCGACGGCAAGGCCGACGTGTGGAACCCAGCCGACGCCATCCCGGCCCAGGCCGCCTACATGTGCCATCTGCTCAAGGAGGTCAAGGGCATCCCCGGCGACCCCACCCAGCTCGCGCTCGCCGCCTACAACGCGGGTTCCCGCCCGGTCCTCAAGGCCCAGGGCATCCCACAGATCCCCGAGACGCAGAACTACGTCAACCGGATCGAGGCGCTGATCCCGAAGTACACCCAGACCTACGCCAAGCAGATCAGCGCGTCGCCCAGCCCTCCGCGCAACTGA
- a CDS encoding transposase, whose translation MIPRAFPPAPGWSPDGHRIKNEIDYTRGPEKTWVYGALRVRDGQAITMTATSRNSTFYQQFLQLVEDANPAGDIYVITDNLSSHNSVSTRTWLEDHPRIKHVFIPVGACWPNLQEGWWRIFRKTALAGRSFGDPGHITHATNVATDQLNSRARPWIWGRPAPPTRRLRRRYVYFL comes from the coding sequence GTGATCCCCCGCGCTTTCCCGCCGGCACCGGGCTGGTCGCCGGACGGGCACCGCATCAAGAACGAGATCGACTACACCCGCGGGCCGGAGAAGACCTGGGTCTACGGCGCCTTACGCGTCCGCGACGGTCAGGCGATCACGATGACCGCCACCTCCCGCAACAGCACCTTCTACCAGCAGTTTCTCCAGCTGGTCGAGGACGCCAACCCCGCCGGGGACATCTACGTGATCACGGACAACCTGTCCTCGCACAACAGTGTGTCCACCCGCACCTGGCTCGAGGACCACCCACGCATCAAGCACGTCTTCATCCCGGTCGGCGCCTGCTGGCCCAACCTCCAAGAAGGCTGGTGGCGCATCTTCCGCAAGACTGCCCTGGCCGGACGCTCCTTCGGCGACCCAGGCCACATCACCCACGCCACCAACGTCGCCACCGACCAGCTCAACTCCCGCGCCCGACCCTGGATCTGGGGCAGACCCGCACCACCCACCAGGCGCCTACGCCGCCGCTATGTGTACTTCCTTTGA
- a CDS encoding helix-turn-helix domain-containing protein produces the protein MVLRARPGRDEDERVVVHRLASAREAPRDVVERCRMVELSWDGWLVPQIADELGCGQKTVRRWLHRFNRLGLEGLEDLGGQGRKRRITEAERSKIVGLVKQTPPGRLEVQPSNEMWAANESGPSEWTLDTLAAAARDLGIEVSRSQVRRILRAEGVRWRRTRSWTRSKDPDFEGKGRGSSSSTSARPPARRWSAPTNSAR, from the coding sequence ATGGTGCTGAGGGCACGGCCGGGCCGTGACGAGGACGAGCGAGTGGTGGTCCATCGCCTGGCGTCGGCCAGAGAGGCGCCGAGGGATGTGGTGGAGCGGTGCCGGATGGTGGAGCTGAGCTGGGACGGGTGGCTGGTCCCGCAGATCGCCGACGAGCTGGGGTGTGGTCAGAAGACAGTGCGCCGCTGGCTGCACCGCTTCAACCGCTTGGGGCTGGAGGGCCTGGAGGATCTGGGCGGTCAGGGCCGCAAACGAAGGATCACCGAAGCAGAACGCTCGAAGATTGTCGGCCTGGTCAAGCAGACCCCGCCCGGCCGACTCGAGGTGCAGCCGTCGAACGAGATGTGGGCCGCCAACGAGTCAGGGCCCTCGGAGTGGACCTTGGACACGCTGGCCGCCGCGGCCCGAGACCTGGGCATCGAGGTCAGCCGCTCCCAGGTGCGCCGGATCCTGCGCGCCGAAGGGGTCCGCTGGCGGCGCACACGATCCTGGACGCGCTCGAAGGATCCGGACTTCGAGGGAAAAGGACGCGGATCGTCGAGCTCTACATCAGCCCGCCCGCCGGCGCGACGGTGGTCTGCGCCGACGAACTCGGCCCGGTGA